From Pseudarthrobacter equi, a single genomic window includes:
- the glnT gene encoding type III glutamate--ammonia ligase gives MTSVATPAVTPAGEFTTPARTEPLAARPETPADAPTISLADIARAHNVRFLLATFVDMTGKPCAKLVPVEAAGELEKGAMGFAGYAAGLIGQKPQDADLIAVPDLTSFTPVPFIKEGLAIIHCDPHVNGKPWPYAPRVILKNALGRLADQGMQAKVGAEVEYFLVNRNDDGTLSTADARDDSPRPCYDARGVTRMYEHLTAISEAMNSLGWGNYANDHEDAAGQFEQNFNYADALTTADRVVSLRYILNILAEQRGMTATFMPKPFTDRTGTGLHFHLSLWSDSNALFPGAGDTADDGGRGLGLSGLAYSFIGGILDHAPALQAFLAPTVNSYKRTGATTSSSGATWSPRKASYGGNDRTHMIRVPDNKRIELRSGDGSANPYLAIAATVAAGLDGVERSIDPGTPSGPGESRPDAHLLPATLLHAVEALRRDPVILASLSGDAAIGAYYADAKEDEFLSWHNQVSDWEIRTYLTSI, from the coding sequence ATGACAAGTGTCGCAACCCCTGCTGTAACCCCCGCGGGGGAGTTCACCACTCCCGCACGCACAGAGCCGCTGGCAGCCCGCCCGGAAACTCCCGCCGACGCGCCCACCATCTCCCTCGCGGACATTGCCCGCGCCCACAACGTCCGCTTCCTCCTGGCCACCTTCGTGGACATGACCGGCAAGCCCTGCGCCAAGCTGGTCCCGGTGGAAGCTGCCGGCGAACTCGAAAAAGGTGCCATGGGCTTCGCCGGCTACGCCGCGGGCCTCATCGGCCAGAAGCCCCAGGACGCGGACCTCATCGCCGTCCCGGACCTCACGTCCTTCACCCCCGTACCCTTCATCAAAGAGGGCCTGGCCATCATCCACTGCGATCCGCACGTCAACGGCAAGCCCTGGCCCTACGCTCCGCGCGTCATCCTCAAGAACGCCCTGGGGCGCCTCGCGGACCAGGGCATGCAGGCCAAGGTGGGTGCGGAGGTGGAGTACTTCCTGGTCAACAGGAACGACGACGGGACGCTGAGCACCGCCGACGCCCGCGACGATTCGCCCCGGCCCTGCTACGACGCCCGCGGTGTCACGCGCATGTACGAACACCTGACCGCCATCTCCGAGGCGATGAACAGCCTCGGCTGGGGCAACTACGCCAACGACCACGAGGACGCCGCCGGCCAGTTCGAGCAGAACTTCAATTACGCAGATGCCCTCACTACGGCCGACCGCGTGGTCTCGCTCCGCTACATCCTGAACATCCTGGCCGAACAGCGCGGCATGACCGCCACCTTCATGCCCAAGCCGTTCACGGACCGCACCGGCACCGGCCTGCATTTCCACCTCTCCCTATGGTCGGACAGCAACGCACTGTTCCCGGGAGCGGGAGATACAGCGGACGACGGCGGACGCGGCCTGGGGCTGTCCGGCCTCGCCTATTCGTTCATCGGCGGGATCCTGGACCACGCGCCGGCGCTGCAGGCCTTCCTCGCCCCCACGGTGAATTCCTACAAGCGCACAGGAGCCACCACCAGCTCGTCCGGCGCCACCTGGTCCCCGCGGAAGGCATCGTACGGCGGCAATGACCGCACCCACATGATCCGCGTGCCGGACAACAAGAGGATCGAACTGCGCTCCGGCGACGGGTCCGCCAACCCGTACCTGGCCATCGCTGCAACGGTTGCCGCAGGCCTGGACGGGGTGGAAAGGTCGATCGACCCGGGCACGCCGTCCGGCCCGGGGGAGTCCAGGCCGGACGCCCACCTCCTGCCCGCCACGCTGCTTCACGCCGTCGAAGCCCTCCGCAGGGATCCGGTCATCCTGGCCAGCCTCAGCGGCGACGCGGCCATCGGCGCCTACTACGCCGACGCCAAGGAAGACGAGTTCCTCAGCTGGCACAACCAGGTCAGCGACTGGGAAATCCGGACCTACCTCACGTCGATCTAG
- a CDS encoding glycoside hydrolase family 3 N-terminal domain-containing protein: MTLAPVHHELVENLMESMTWEQKLAQLQIAFRPRLEDAAELVRSGIGAIFWPRSAAATNELQRIAREETPHGIPLLVGLDVIHGQRTTFPVPIAQAASFDPATAEVDARVTAQEAASGGVNWTFSPMIDVSRDPRWGRVVEGFGEDAYVNSVFGAAKVRGYQGESLGDPGSILACAKHFVAYGQAEGGRDYNTVDVSSQRLRNVYLDPFRAAVDAGVATVMAAFNTVSGRPAHANHHLLTSILKDEFGFEGVVVGDADGVVNLLDHGIAEDLNDALRQSFAAGLDVEMGGNVTTADGDARLGPDDVPVARVDDAVRRVLRLKLGLGLFEDPYVVPEHEVTLPSPDSRLAALATAEKGLVLLKNQSVLPLGPAPQRVLLVGPYANSTDHLGAWVQSFAEPAGSLADAIRQECPEWQLTVRDAAGFFGDAPGSIAQAVADAADFDAILVAVGEPSALSGEANSRSDLRLPGAQEELILAVAATGTPSAIVMFNGRPLVTAAWIDAVPALLEAWHSGLEGPRAVARALSGAVNPGGRLPMTFPRSSSQVPIYYDHENTGRPATISGTVDGGAHDVGLLGPGNTDDHYTSKYRDLELGPQFPFGHGLSYTAFQYGGPSVTPASISLHDLRAGGSVEVSVSVTNTGAVAGDEVTMVFIRDLVASLAQPVRRLRSFTRSTLNPDQSTTLTFELGWKDLGFWDNQDHYAVEAGTFEIHVGGGLDHAKVVELRVS; encoded by the coding sequence GTGACATTGGCGCCGGTACACCACGAGCTTGTGGAAAACCTCATGGAATCCATGACGTGGGAACAGAAGCTCGCCCAGCTCCAAATAGCTTTCCGCCCGCGGCTGGAGGATGCTGCGGAGCTGGTCCGCAGCGGGATCGGAGCCATCTTCTGGCCGCGCAGTGCCGCTGCCACCAATGAGCTGCAACGGATCGCCCGCGAGGAAACGCCCCATGGCATCCCGCTCCTGGTGGGGTTGGATGTGATCCACGGACAGCGGACAACTTTTCCGGTCCCTATCGCCCAGGCGGCCAGCTTTGATCCGGCCACTGCAGAGGTGGATGCCCGCGTCACAGCGCAGGAGGCGGCCTCCGGGGGAGTCAACTGGACGTTCTCGCCCATGATCGATGTGTCCCGGGATCCTCGCTGGGGCCGCGTTGTTGAAGGCTTCGGTGAAGACGCCTACGTCAACAGTGTGTTCGGAGCGGCGAAGGTGCGCGGCTACCAAGGGGAATCCCTGGGTGATCCGGGTTCCATACTGGCGTGTGCCAAACACTTTGTGGCCTACGGCCAGGCGGAAGGTGGGCGGGACTACAACACCGTTGATGTTTCCAGCCAGCGGCTCCGCAATGTCTACCTGGACCCGTTCAGGGCTGCTGTCGACGCCGGCGTGGCCACTGTCATGGCCGCATTCAATACAGTTTCCGGGCGGCCGGCGCACGCCAACCACCACCTGCTGACCTCCATCCTGAAGGACGAGTTTGGATTCGAGGGTGTTGTGGTGGGTGACGCGGACGGCGTGGTTAATCTGCTGGACCATGGCATTGCCGAAGACCTCAATGATGCGTTGAGACAGTCATTTGCGGCCGGCCTGGACGTTGAAATGGGCGGCAACGTCACAACGGCCGACGGCGACGCTCGCCTTGGGCCGGACGACGTGCCGGTGGCACGCGTGGACGATGCCGTCCGGCGCGTTCTCCGCCTGAAACTTGGGCTGGGCTTGTTCGAGGATCCTTACGTGGTCCCCGAGCACGAGGTGACATTACCGTCCCCCGACAGCCGGTTGGCTGCACTGGCCACTGCGGAGAAGGGGCTGGTCCTGCTCAAGAACCAGTCCGTACTGCCGCTCGGACCGGCCCCCCAGCGGGTACTCCTTGTGGGACCTTACGCCAACAGCACTGATCATCTCGGTGCCTGGGTCCAGTCCTTTGCCGAACCTGCCGGTTCCTTGGCTGACGCAATCCGGCAAGAATGCCCGGAATGGCAACTGACCGTACGGGACGCCGCGGGCTTTTTTGGTGATGCACCCGGATCGATAGCCCAGGCCGTGGCTGATGCCGCTGATTTCGACGCGATTCTAGTGGCGGTCGGGGAACCTTCGGCGCTGTCAGGGGAGGCAAACTCCCGCAGCGACCTCCGGCTTCCCGGCGCCCAGGAAGAGTTGATCCTTGCTGTGGCTGCCACGGGCACGCCGTCGGCCATTGTCATGTTCAACGGGCGGCCATTGGTGACCGCCGCCTGGATCGATGCTGTGCCGGCGCTTTTGGAGGCGTGGCACTCGGGGCTGGAAGGCCCGCGTGCCGTGGCCCGTGCCCTGAGTGGCGCAGTGAACCCGGGTGGGCGGTTGCCCATGACGTTCCCCAGGTCTTCCAGCCAGGTGCCCATCTACTACGACCACGAGAACACGGGGCGCCCGGCCACGATTTCCGGAACGGTCGACGGCGGCGCCCACGACGTTGGCTTGCTGGGTCCAGGCAACACGGATGACCATTACACGTCCAAGTACAGGGACCTTGAACTGGGACCGCAGTTCCCGTTTGGGCACGGGCTCAGCTACACCGCCTTCCAGTACGGCGGGCCCAGCGTGACCCCGGCCAGTATTTCCCTGCACGATCTCCGGGCCGGCGGATCAGTTGAGGTGTCGGTTTCCGTCACGAACACCGGGGCCGTGGCAGGGGACGAAGTCACGATGGTGTTCATTCGGGACCTGGTGGCGTCGCTGGCCCAGCCCGTCCGCCGGCTGCGCTCGTTCACCCGGTCAACCCTGAACCCGGACCAGTCCACAACGTTGACTTTCGAGCTGGGCTGGAAGGACCTCGGTTTCTGGGACAACCAGGATCACTACGCTGTGGAGGCCGGTACCTTCGAAATCCATGTGGGCGGCGGCCTGGACCACGCAAAGGTCGTGGAGCTCCGCGTCTCCTGA
- a CDS encoding GltB/FmdC/FwdC-like GXGXG domain-containing protein, with protein MVTLTAPEAPAPALEAPTVVDLADAPVRSLNQDLHNAVDGQSWTITNPGGKHSLAVGINADVTVTIEGHAGYYAAGMHQKGSVTVTGNAGVGLAENIMSGTVHVQGDASQSAAATGHGGLVVIDGNAGARCGISMKGVDIVVGGNIGHMSAFMAQAGRLVVCGDAGDALGDSIYEARIYVKGVVASLGADCIEKPVREEHLAELAELLEAAGRTDNPADFKRYGSARNLYHFHVDNSTAY; from the coding sequence ATGGTCACTCTGACAGCCCCCGAAGCACCTGCTCCCGCACTGGAGGCCCCCACAGTGGTGGACCTCGCCGATGCACCGGTCCGCAGCCTGAACCAGGACCTGCACAACGCCGTGGACGGCCAGTCCTGGACCATCACTAACCCGGGCGGCAAGCACAGCCTCGCGGTCGGCATCAACGCCGACGTCACCGTGACCATCGAAGGCCATGCCGGTTACTACGCCGCCGGGATGCACCAGAAGGGCAGCGTCACCGTCACCGGCAATGCCGGCGTGGGGCTGGCCGAGAACATCATGTCCGGCACGGTCCACGTACAGGGCGATGCCTCCCAGTCCGCTGCCGCCACCGGCCACGGCGGCCTGGTGGTCATCGACGGCAACGCCGGTGCACGCTGCGGCATCTCGATGAAGGGCGTGGACATCGTGGTGGGCGGCAACATCGGCCACATGTCCGCATTCATGGCCCAGGCCGGCCGCCTGGTGGTCTGCGGCGACGCCGGCGATGCCCTGGGTGACTCGATCTACGAGGCCCGGATTTACGTCAAGGGCGTCGTAGCCTCCCTGGGTGCCGACTGCATCGAAAAGCCGGTCCGCGAAGAACATCTCGCAGAACTCGCCGAACTCCTCGAAGCCGCCGGCCGCACCGACAACCCGGCCGATTTCAAACGCTACGGCTCCGCCCGGAACCTCTACCACTTCCACGTCGACAACTCGACCGCCTACTAG
- a CDS encoding class II glutamine amidotransferase domain-containing protein, producing MCGIAALQLRNPSLHPQMGSLLSSMLCQIVDRGPDSAGLAVYNTPGLVSPGTSTLSLLGRDQGITTAALTADVAALLAGVLPADAAAAVQVVGDTTLVSAAVGTDLLVKAVTETVPGATIIGRGEHVAVMKSVGHPMEIAAEHGLEGMAGSQGLSHTRMATESAVTAGGSHPFSVADDLCLVHNGSFSNHATVRRSLKREGVVFDSENDTEVGARYVASRLKQGDTLEEALVNLGKVLDGFYTLVVTTADSMAVVRDPIACKPAIIAETDDYVAMASEYRALAALPGIDNARIFEPEPGKVYTWSL from the coding sequence ATGTGCGGAATCGCCGCGCTGCAGCTGCGCAATCCCTCGCTGCACCCCCAGATGGGCAGCCTGCTGTCCTCGATGCTCTGCCAGATCGTGGACCGCGGCCCGGACTCCGCCGGCCTCGCCGTCTACAACACGCCGGGCCTGGTCTCCCCGGGCACCTCCACGCTGAGCCTTCTCGGCCGGGACCAGGGGATTACGACGGCGGCACTCACCGCGGACGTCGCGGCGCTCCTCGCCGGCGTGCTTCCAGCCGATGCGGCAGCAGCCGTGCAGGTGGTGGGCGACACCACCCTGGTCAGCGCCGCCGTCGGGACGGACCTGCTGGTGAAGGCCGTCACTGAAACCGTGCCCGGCGCCACCATCATTGGCCGGGGCGAGCACGTGGCGGTGATGAAGAGCGTGGGCCACCCCATGGAGATCGCCGCCGAGCACGGGCTGGAAGGGATGGCCGGCAGCCAGGGCCTTTCCCACACCCGGATGGCCACCGAATCGGCCGTCACAGCGGGCGGCTCGCACCCGTTCTCCGTGGCCGACGATCTCTGCCTGGTGCACAACGGCTCCTTCTCCAACCACGCCACCGTCCGCCGGAGCCTCAAGCGTGAAGGCGTGGTGTTCGACTCCGAGAACGACACCGAGGTGGGCGCCCGCTACGTCGCCTCCCGGCTGAAACAGGGCGACACCCTCGAGGAAGCACTGGTGAACCTGGGCAAGGTCCTGGACGGCTTCTACACCCTTGTGGTTACCACTGCGGACAGCATGGCAGTGGTCCGCGACCCCATCGCCTGCAAGCCGGCCATCATCGCCGAAACCGATGACTACGTGGCCATGGCCTCCGAATACCGCGCCCTGGCCGCCCTGCCCGGCATCGACAACGCCCGCATCTTTGAACCGGAACCCGGAAAGGTCTACACATGGTCACTCTGA
- a CDS encoding C-glycoside deglycosidase beta subunit domain-containing protein, translating to MFDKYMIVEDTLRNVVKGDDVTGFQLGVRLPYYRGLGLSMVEDVQVTVDGETAPASAVSLTVHGNTYKLADLPGIFDDRWEMGEIATVAVDRPGGLGRGEHAVAVRERLRISYMPVPGGGADQKVLTLRD from the coding sequence GTGTTCGATAAATACATGATCGTTGAGGACACCCTCCGCAACGTGGTCAAGGGCGACGACGTCACAGGCTTCCAGCTTGGCGTGCGGCTTCCGTACTACCGCGGTTTAGGGCTTTCCATGGTGGAGGACGTGCAGGTCACCGTCGACGGCGAGACAGCCCCGGCTTCCGCGGTATCCCTCACCGTCCACGGAAATACCTACAAACTCGCAGACCTCCCCGGGATCTTCGATGACCGCTGGGAAATGGGCGAAATTGCAACAGTTGCCGTGGACAGGCCAGGCGGACTGGGGCGGGGCGAGCACGCCGTGGCAGTACGCGAACGGTTGAGGATCTCCTACATGCCCGTTCCGGGCGGTGGAGCCGATCAAAAGGTACTGACCCTCCGGGACTGA
- a CDS encoding FMN-binding glutamate synthase family protein, with product MTITSLPAPAQGPAGAAANVPASDIAELGLRESATFDRATIADIQRAAATGVYDIRGWGAKRKVPHFDDLLFLGASMSRYPLEGYREKCDTDVVLGDRHASRPLHLQTPVTIAGMSFGALSANAKEALGRGASEVGTSTTTGDGGMTPEERGQSKHLVYQYLPSRYGMNPDDLRKADAIEIVLGQGAKPGGGGMLLGQKITERVAGMRTLPVGIDQRSASRHPDWTGPDDLEIKIGELREITDWKTPIYVKIGASRPYYDTALAVKSGADVVVLDGMQGGTAATQQVFIENVGIPTLAAIPQSVQALQELGMHRKVQLIVSGGIRTGADVAKAMALGADAVAIGTAALIALGDNDPRYAAEYARLCSAAGFYDDFQDGRDPAGITTQDPELSSRLDPVAAGKRLANYLRVLTMEAQTIARACGKSHLHNLEPEDLVALTIEASAMARVPLAGTSWIPGVQGNF from the coding sequence GTGACCATTACCTCCCTCCCCGCACCCGCGCAGGGCCCCGCAGGCGCCGCCGCCAACGTCCCAGCTTCGGATATCGCTGAGCTCGGTCTCCGCGAGTCCGCCACCTTTGACCGCGCCACCATCGCCGACATCCAGCGCGCCGCTGCCACCGGCGTCTACGACATCCGCGGCTGGGGCGCCAAGCGCAAGGTCCCGCACTTCGACGACCTGCTCTTCCTCGGCGCCTCGATGTCCCGCTACCCGCTGGAGGGCTACCGCGAAAAGTGCGATACCGACGTCGTCCTCGGAGACCGGCACGCGTCACGCCCGCTGCACCTGCAGACCCCGGTGACCATCGCCGGCATGAGCTTCGGCGCCCTGTCCGCCAACGCCAAGGAAGCGCTGGGCCGCGGCGCCAGCGAGGTGGGCACCTCCACCACCACGGGCGACGGCGGCATGACGCCTGAGGAGCGCGGCCAGTCCAAGCACCTGGTGTACCAGTACCTGCCATCCCGCTACGGCATGAACCCGGACGACCTCCGGAAGGCCGACGCCATCGAGATCGTGCTGGGCCAGGGCGCCAAACCCGGCGGCGGCGGCATGCTCCTCGGCCAGAAGATCACCGAACGGGTGGCCGGGATGCGCACCCTGCCCGTGGGCATCGACCAGCGCTCCGCCAGCCGCCACCCGGACTGGACCGGCCCGGACGACCTCGAAATCAAGATCGGCGAGCTGCGCGAAATCACCGACTGGAAGACCCCCATCTACGTCAAGATCGGCGCATCCCGGCCGTATTACGACACCGCGCTCGCCGTGAAATCCGGCGCTGACGTGGTGGTCCTCGACGGCATGCAGGGCGGCACCGCCGCAACGCAGCAGGTGTTCATCGAAAACGTCGGCATCCCCACCCTCGCCGCCATCCCGCAGTCCGTCCAGGCGCTGCAGGAACTCGGCATGCACCGCAAGGTCCAGCTGATCGTCTCCGGCGGCATCCGCACCGGCGCCGACGTCGCCAAGGCCATGGCCCTGGGCGCGGACGCCGTGGCCATCGGCACCGCCGCCCTGATCGCCCTGGGCGACAACGATCCCCGCTACGCCGCCGAATACGCCCGGTTGTGCTCCGCCGCCGGGTTCTATGACGACTTCCAGGACGGCCGCGACCCCGCCGGCATCACCACCCAGGACCCGGAGCTCTCGTCCCGGCTGGACCCGGTGGCCGCCGGAAAGCGGCTGGCCAACTACCTCCGCGTCCTCACCATGGAAGCCCAGACCATCGCCCGCGCCTGCGGCAAGTCCCACCTGCACAACCTGGAACCCGAGGACCTGGTGGCATTGACCATCGAGGCCTCCGCCATGGCCCGCGTGCCGCTGGCCGGCACCAGCTGGATTCCCGGCGTGCAGGGAAACTTCTGA
- a CDS encoding sugar phosphate isomerase/epimerase family protein — protein MLDTAHQIKRGVSFYSYQEECFLKKMSLEDCVSEAASIGALGIEVIPEQSMAGYPDPGEAFYRTWDGWMQKYGTTTVATDLFLDTKRYPGRVMTLDEMTESVRKDLDIAKRMGAKHVRAIINTPPEVMEACASYAEQLGLKLLLEVHAPFHYEHPWVIRHLEVMHRLQSPALGFMPDMGTFVERFPRVMSDRALRDGARPRFVELAVETYNNHGDVHGLMDTFNYMGANPVEQGIARLSTFLTWNDPRGMLEHMPLIHHIQAKFYEMTDEGVEYSIPYDRIIPVLIEGGYTGYLSSEYEGNRHIQDILEVDSVEQVRRQHRMFERLLGEDAGVAAGAPAQGGHSVR, from the coding sequence GTGTTGGATACCGCCCATCAGATCAAGCGTGGAGTCAGTTTCTACAGTTACCAGGAAGAGTGCTTCCTGAAGAAGATGTCCTTGGAGGACTGTGTCAGCGAGGCCGCGTCCATAGGGGCATTGGGGATCGAGGTCATCCCCGAGCAGTCCATGGCCGGATACCCGGATCCCGGCGAAGCCTTCTACCGCACGTGGGACGGCTGGATGCAAAAGTACGGCACCACCACGGTGGCCACGGACCTTTTCCTGGATACCAAGCGGTACCCCGGCCGGGTCATGACTTTGGATGAGATGACGGAGTCTGTCCGCAAGGACCTGGACATCGCCAAGAGGATGGGCGCCAAGCACGTCCGAGCCATTATCAACACCCCGCCGGAGGTCATGGAAGCCTGCGCCTCCTACGCTGAGCAGCTGGGCCTGAAGCTGCTTCTGGAAGTTCATGCGCCCTTCCACTACGAGCACCCCTGGGTGATCCGGCATTTGGAGGTCATGCACCGCTTGCAGTCTCCGGCTCTGGGCTTCATGCCGGACATGGGTACGTTCGTTGAACGTTTCCCCCGGGTCATGTCGGACCGGGCGCTGCGCGACGGAGCCCGGCCCCGTTTTGTGGAGCTCGCGGTGGAAACGTACAACAACCATGGGGACGTGCACGGGCTCATGGACACCTTCAACTACATGGGTGCCAACCCGGTGGAGCAGGGCATTGCCCGTCTTTCCACCTTCCTCACCTGGAATGATCCGCGGGGGATGCTGGAGCACATGCCGCTGATCCACCACATCCAGGCCAAGTTCTATGAGATGACGGATGAGGGCGTGGAGTACAGCATTCCCTACGACAGGATCATCCCGGTGCTGATTGAGGGCGGGTACACCGGCTACCTCTCCAGCGAGTACGAGGGCAACAGGCATATCCAGGACATTTTAGAGGTGGACAGCGTAGAGCAGGTCCGCCGGCAGCACAGGATGTTTGAGCGTCTGCTCGGTGAGGACGCGGGGGTCGCCGCAGGCGCCCCTGCCCAGGGAGGTCACAGTGTTCGATAA
- a CDS encoding FAD-dependent oxidoreductase encodes MAGGATGGPSGDPAGFAGEAPGLSDYVVVGAGLAGAATAWQLAARGHQVTLLERDVPAAHDASSHGSARIFRYAYPDPFYTHAVLDSKALWDGLAAETGTELITPFGAVDYGPTRQPALLAGVLAGAGIDHELLSAAEARSRWPQIAFDTEVLWHPGAGVIDAETSVNAMVALAVRHGARVLTGWTLERVERLGSGPGAVYRLHSATGGTLDAGNVVISAGGWLPRLLDSLPLPAGFLAGLPEFTVRQEQAFHFRYREDFGFSATNWPTFIHKAADIQAYGLPGGRDAGFAGQKVAEYNGGPLIPSAADQTGRVDPANRTRVVDYVSRYLPGLDPEPYAETTCLFTNTPTEDFLIDRADNLTVVSPCSGHGAKFAPLIGQWAADLATGAGAVPDRFRGATLPALTT; translated from the coding sequence ATGGCAGGCGGAGCCACTGGCGGCCCATCCGGTGACCCCGCCGGGTTTGCCGGCGAGGCGCCCGGCCTGTCGGACTATGTGGTGGTTGGCGCCGGCCTGGCCGGTGCCGCCACTGCCTGGCAGCTGGCCGCCCGCGGGCACCAGGTCACGCTGCTGGAGCGTGACGTTCCGGCTGCCCATGATGCCAGCTCCCACGGCTCCGCCCGGATCTTCCGCTATGCCTACCCGGACCCGTTCTACACGCACGCCGTGCTGGACTCGAAAGCACTCTGGGACGGGCTGGCCGCCGAGACGGGAACCGAACTGATCACACCCTTCGGGGCGGTGGACTACGGCCCCACGCGGCAGCCGGCACTGCTGGCCGGCGTCCTGGCCGGGGCCGGGATCGACCACGAGCTGCTCTCCGCCGCTGAAGCGCGCAGCCGCTGGCCGCAGATCGCGTTCGATACCGAGGTCCTCTGGCACCCCGGCGCGGGCGTGATCGACGCCGAAACCTCGGTCAACGCGATGGTGGCGCTCGCGGTCCGGCACGGTGCCCGGGTGTTGACCGGCTGGACCCTGGAACGGGTGGAACGCCTGGGCAGCGGTCCCGGCGCCGTGTACCGGCTGCACTCCGCCACGGGTGGAACGCTCGACGCCGGCAACGTGGTGATCAGCGCCGGCGGCTGGCTGCCACGGCTGCTTGACTCCCTGCCGCTGCCGGCCGGGTTCCTCGCCGGCCTGCCGGAATTCACGGTCCGCCAGGAGCAGGCCTTCCACTTCAGGTACCGGGAGGACTTCGGTTTTTCCGCCACCAACTGGCCCACCTTCATCCACAAGGCCGCGGACATCCAGGCCTACGGGCTCCCCGGTGGCCGCGACGCCGGATTCGCCGGCCAGAAGGTGGCCGAATACAACGGCGGACCGCTGATCCCGTCGGCCGCAGACCAGACCGGCCGGGTGGACCCCGCCAACCGCACCCGCGTGGTGGACTACGTCAGCCGTTACCTGCCCGGCTTGGACCCCGAGCCGTACGCCGAAACCACCTGCCTGTTCACCAACACCCCCACCGAGGACTTCCTCATCGACCGGGCGGACAACCTCACCGTCGTCTCGCCCTGCTCCGGGCACGGCGCCAAATTCGCCCCGCTGATCGGACAGTGGGCAGCCGATCTGGCCACCGGCGCAGGGGCCGTCCCGGACCGGTTCCGCGGCGCCACCTTGCCAGCACTCACCACGTAG